The Paraburkholderia acidisoli genome contains a region encoding:
- a CDS encoding UbiA family prenyltransferase, with translation MRRNPLVVDLDGTLIRSDVLVESGFAFLKSAPLSFYKPFLWLARGGKPALKAGLAEHTNVDVTVLPYDATVVEWLKEERAAGREIVLATASHERYAHAIADHLGLFDATFATADGVNLSARRKRDKLVAEFGEKNFDYAGNSRDDVAVWEAAGRAYVVNPDSGVERAARKLGNVERVIETRPPTLKTWMKSLRLHQWLKNLLIFVPLLAAHRITDPALIVMALLAFFAFGLCASSVYLLNDLLDLEDDRHHPTKRRRPLASGALPLTWGIGIFPVLLLAAFALTVLYLPVRFGIVLLGYYALTLAYSMFLKRQVMVDVVVLAMLYTIRIVAGTAAIGAHLTFWLLAFSMFIFLSLALVKRYAELHSMQARGQVKTRGRGYLADDLPLISSLGTAAGYLAVLVLAMYIQDGATAKLYRHTQVIWLACPLLLYWVSRTWIIAHRGQMHDDPIVFAARDRVSLAVVALCGLVFWAAI, from the coding sequence ATGCGTCGAAATCCGCTCGTTGTCGACCTCGACGGTACTTTGATCCGTTCCGACGTGCTGGTCGAATCGGGATTCGCGTTCCTGAAATCGGCGCCGCTCAGCTTCTACAAGCCGTTTCTGTGGCTTGCGCGCGGCGGCAAGCCCGCGCTCAAGGCGGGCCTCGCCGAACACACGAACGTCGACGTCACCGTGCTTCCGTATGACGCGACGGTCGTCGAATGGCTCAAGGAGGAGCGGGCGGCGGGGCGCGAGATCGTACTCGCGACGGCCAGCCATGAACGTTACGCGCATGCGATCGCCGACCACCTGGGTCTGTTCGACGCCACTTTCGCGACCGCCGACGGCGTGAATCTCTCCGCGCGCCGCAAGCGCGACAAGCTCGTAGCCGAATTCGGCGAGAAGAATTTCGACTACGCCGGCAACTCGCGCGACGACGTCGCGGTCTGGGAAGCGGCGGGGCGGGCCTATGTCGTCAATCCGGACAGCGGCGTGGAGCGCGCGGCGCGCAAGCTCGGCAACGTCGAGCGTGTGATCGAGACGCGGCCGCCCACGCTCAAGACGTGGATGAAGTCGTTGCGGCTGCATCAATGGCTCAAGAATCTGCTGATTTTCGTGCCGCTGCTGGCTGCGCACCGGATCACCGATCCCGCCCTCATCGTGATGGCGCTGCTCGCGTTTTTCGCGTTCGGGCTGTGTGCGTCGAGCGTCTATCTGCTCAACGACTTGCTCGATCTCGAAGACGATCGCCACCATCCGACCAAACGCCGGCGTCCGCTCGCTTCGGGGGCGTTGCCGCTGACGTGGGGGATCGGCATCTTTCCGGTGCTGCTGCTCGCGGCCTTCGCGCTGACCGTGCTGTATCTACCCGTGCGGTTCGGCATCGTGCTGCTCGGCTATTACGCGCTCACGCTGGCCTATTCGATGTTTTTGAAGCGCCAGGTGATGGTCGATGTCGTGGTGCTCGCGATGCTTTACACGATCCGCATCGTGGCAGGCACTGCGGCGATCGGCGCGCATCTCACGTTCTGGCTGCTGGCGTTCTCGATGTTCATCTTCCTGAGCCTCGCGCTCGTGAAGCGCTACGCGGAACTGCATTCGATGCAGGCGCGCGGCCAGGTCAAGACGCGCGGTCGCGGTTATCTCGCCGACGATCTGCCGCTGATCTCGTCGCTCGGCACGGCGGCCGGCTATCTGGCGGTACTGGTGCTCGCGATGTACATCCAGGACGGCGCCACGGCGAAGCTTTATCGTCACACCCAGGTCATCTGGCTCGCGTGCCCGCTGCTGCTTTACTGGGTGAGCCGCACGTGGATCATCGCGCACCGCGGCCAGATGCATGACGATCCCATCGTGTTCGCGGCGCGCGACCGCGTGAGTCTCGCGGTGGTTGCGCTGTGCGGCCTGGTCTTCTGGGCGGCGATCTAA
- a CDS encoding SDR family NAD(P)-dependent oxidoreductase, whose amino-acid sequence MSGKKIVIVGATSSIAQHCARAWLAAGAAELVLLGRDAARLERVAADLAVRAPQAAIRVATTDFVDPAAIQATVDGIAAAGLPDIVLIAHGSLPDQSTCQNDLQASREALEVNAISPVLYAEAFVQHMARANRGTIAVIGSVAGDRGRKSNYVYGSAKGLVTRYVQGLQHRLAGTGVAVCLIKPGPTDTPMTAHMKGTGAKLAPVEQVATQIVSAVDRKRPVAYVPGKWAIIMMIIRHLPAFVFNKMNI is encoded by the coding sequence TTGAGCGGCAAGAAAATAGTCATCGTCGGGGCAACGTCCTCGATCGCCCAACATTGCGCGCGCGCGTGGCTCGCCGCCGGCGCGGCGGAACTCGTGCTGCTCGGCCGCGACGCCGCCCGACTCGAACGGGTTGCCGCCGACCTCGCGGTGCGTGCGCCGCAAGCCGCCATCCGCGTGGCCACCACCGATTTCGTCGATCCGGCCGCCATTCAGGCGACGGTGGACGGTATCGCGGCGGCCGGCCTGCCCGACATCGTGCTGATCGCGCACGGCTCGCTGCCCGACCAGTCCACCTGCCAGAACGACCTGCAGGCCAGCCGCGAAGCGCTCGAAGTCAACGCGATCTCGCCCGTGCTCTATGCGGAAGCATTCGTGCAGCACATGGCGCGCGCGAACCGCGGGACGATCGCCGTGATCGGCTCGGTGGCCGGCGATCGCGGCCGCAAGTCGAACTACGTCTATGGTTCGGCGAAGGGTCTGGTCACGCGCTACGTGCAAGGCTTGCAGCATCGGCTCGCCGGTACGGGCGTGGCCGTGTGCCTCATCAAGCCCGGCCCGACCGACACACCCATGACCGCGCACATGAAGGGCACGGGCGCCAAGCTCGCCCCGGTGGAACAGGTGGCCACGCAGATCGTGAGCGCCGTGGACCGCAAGCGGCCCGTGGCTTATGTGCCGGGCAAGTGGGCGATCATCATGATGATCATCCGGCATTTGCCTGCGTTCGTTTTCAACAAGATGAATATTTGA
- a CDS encoding FAD-binding oxidoreductase, whose protein sequence is MRPVNSWGRLSADAHDVIPLTDLNSAPVALRGEPGRDPHDPNAARGLAHGMGRSYGDACLNPGGVLWTTTGLDHLIAFDAETGRLVCEAGVLLRDIQRLFIARGWMLPVTPGTQLVTVGGAIANDVHGKNHHAVGSFGDHVLRLTLARTNGELIECGPDLNREWFAATVGGLGLTGVILKAELQLRRTAGPWLDTETLPFASLAEFFPLADASEADWEHTVAWIDCVGSAAGRGLFMRANTAAVQATERRVEPRAKNLPMPLVPPVSLVNRLTLPPFNAAYFHLKKWRAGRALAHYEPFFYPLDSISDWNRMYGPKGFYQYQSVVPRAAGFEATQAMLGEIAKSGNGSFLAVLKTFGNRYPVGMLSFPQPGVTLALDFPNQGASTLALFERLDAIVREAGGRIYPAKDARMPRDLFEAGYPALADFSTFRDPGISSGLSRRLMGS, encoded by the coding sequence ATGAGACCCGTCAACTCGTGGGGACGCCTGAGCGCCGACGCGCACGACGTCATCCCGCTCACCGACCTGAACAGCGCGCCCGTTGCCCTGCGCGGCGAGCCCGGGCGCGATCCGCACGATCCGAACGCGGCGCGCGGTCTCGCCCACGGCATGGGCCGCAGCTACGGCGACGCCTGCCTGAATCCCGGCGGCGTGCTCTGGACGACCACCGGGCTCGACCACCTGATCGCATTCGACGCCGAAACCGGTCGTCTTGTCTGCGAAGCGGGCGTGTTGTTACGCGATATCCAGCGGCTATTTATCGCGCGCGGCTGGATGCTGCCGGTCACGCCCGGCACGCAACTGGTGACGGTCGGCGGCGCGATCGCCAACGACGTGCACGGCAAGAACCATCACGCCGTGGGTTCGTTCGGCGACCACGTGCTGCGCCTCACGCTCGCGCGCACGAACGGCGAGCTCATCGAATGCGGCCCCGACCTGAACCGCGAGTGGTTCGCGGCAACGGTAGGCGGACTCGGGCTGACGGGTGTGATCCTCAAGGCGGAACTGCAATTGCGCCGCACCGCCGGTCCCTGGCTCGACACTGAAACGCTGCCCTTTGCCAGCCTCGCTGAATTCTTTCCGCTCGCCGATGCCTCCGAGGCCGATTGGGAACACACCGTGGCATGGATCGACTGCGTGGGCAGCGCGGCGGGACGCGGCCTTTTCATGCGCGCGAATACGGCTGCGGTGCAGGCGACCGAGCGGCGCGTCGAACCGCGCGCGAAAAATCTGCCGATGCCGCTCGTGCCGCCGGTTTCGCTCGTCAACCGGCTGACGCTGCCGCCCTTCAACGCCGCGTACTTTCATTTGAAGAAGTGGCGCGCCGGACGGGCACTCGCGCATTACGAACCGTTCTTCTATCCGCTCGACAGCATCAGCGACTGGAACCGCATGTACGGCCCGAAGGGCTTCTATCAGTATCAGAGCGTCGTGCCGCGCGCGGCCGGTTTCGAAGCCACCCAGGCCATGCTCGGCGAAATCGCGAAAAGCGGCAACGGCTCGTTTCTCGCGGTGCTGAAAACGTTCGGCAACCGCTATCCGGTCGGCATGCTGAGCTTTCCGCAGCCGGGCGTGACGCTCGCGCTCGACTTTCCGAATCAAGGCGCGAGCACGCTTGCGCTGTTCGAGCGGCTCGACGCCATCGTGCGCGAAGCCGGCGGCCGCATCTATCCCGCCAAAGACGCGCGCATGCCGCGAGACCTCTTCGAAGCAGGCTATCCGGCACTCGCCGATTTTTCGACATTCCGCGACCCCGGCATCAGTTCCGGGCTGTCGCGACGCCTCATGGGGAGCTAA
- a CDS encoding GtrA family protein, with protein sequence MLFATTRLATVYAVLALIATAANIGAQDLFVRAWSGPYAIALSVIVGTGVGLVVKYVLDKRYIFRFRANNAAHDLQTFFLYTVMGLVTTVIFWGFEFGFEHLFHTSTMRYVGGIIGLAFGYVAKYHLDKRFVFGARAA encoded by the coding sequence ATGCTTTTCGCCACCACCCGGCTCGCGACTGTCTATGCCGTGCTCGCGCTCATCGCGACCGCGGCCAATATCGGCGCGCAGGATCTCTTTGTGCGCGCGTGGTCCGGTCCGTACGCCATTGCGCTTTCGGTGATCGTCGGCACAGGTGTCGGGCTTGTCGTGAAGTACGTGCTCGACAAGCGCTATATCTTCCGCTTTCGCGCGAACAATGCGGCGCACGACCTCCAGACGTTCTTTCTCTACACGGTGATGGGACTGGTCACGACCGTCATCTTCTGGGGCTTCGAATTCGGCTTCGAGCATCTGTTCCACACCAGCACGATGCGCTATGTCGGCGGCATCATCGGTCTCGCGTTCGGCTATGTCGCGAAGTATCACCTCGACAAGCGCTTCGTTTTCGGGGCGCGCGCCGCATGA
- the galE gene encoding UDP-glucose 4-epimerase GalE produces the protein MSATNTKSTKGTILVTGGAGFIGSHTCVELLNDGYDVIAVDNLVNSRSESLKRVERIAGKAVTFYQTDVRDAAALSKIFTTHQIDGVIHFAALKAVGESVAKPIEYYLNNLDGLLVVLDVMRKHDVKQFVFSSSATVYGVPQSSPIDENFPLSATNPYGQSKLIAEQILRDVAISDPSWRIAVLRYFNPVGAHESGLIGEDPAGVPNNLMPYVAQVAVGKLEKLRVFGGDYPTVDGTGVRDYIHVVDLAKGHLKALDALAARGEGFIVNLGTGRGYSVLEVVKAFEAASGRPVPYEIVARRPGDIAECYANPATAEKLIGWKAQYGIERMCVDHWRWQEQNPRGFE, from the coding sequence ATGAGCGCAACGAATACGAAAAGCACGAAAGGCACCATTCTCGTCACCGGCGGTGCGGGCTTTATCGGCTCGCATACCTGCGTCGAGCTGCTGAACGACGGCTACGACGTGATCGCCGTCGACAACCTCGTCAACAGCCGCAGCGAGTCGCTCAAGCGCGTGGAGCGCATCGCAGGCAAGGCCGTCACGTTCTATCAGACCGACGTGCGCGACGCTGCGGCGCTCTCGAAAATATTCACCACGCATCAAATCGACGGCGTGATCCACTTCGCGGCGCTCAAGGCCGTGGGCGAATCCGTCGCGAAGCCGATCGAGTATTACCTCAACAATCTCGACGGCCTGCTCGTCGTGCTCGACGTGATGCGCAAGCACGACGTGAAGCAGTTCGTGTTCAGTTCGTCGGCCACGGTATATGGCGTGCCGCAAAGCTCGCCCATCGACGAAAACTTCCCGCTTTCGGCGACCAACCCCTACGGCCAGTCCAAGCTGATCGCCGAGCAGATCCTGCGCGACGTCGCGATCTCGGACCCGTCGTGGCGCATTGCCGTGCTGCGCTACTTCAACCCGGTGGGCGCGCACGAAAGCGGGCTGATCGGCGAAGATCCGGCCGGCGTGCCGAACAATCTCATGCCGTACGTCGCGCAAGTGGCCGTGGGCAAACTCGAGAAGCTGCGCGTGTTCGGCGGCGATTACCCGACCGTGGACGGCACGGGCGTGCGCGACTACATCCACGTGGTCGACCTCGCCAAGGGCCACCTGAAGGCGCTCGACGCGCTCGCGGCGCGCGGCGAAGGCTTCATCGTCAATCTCGGCACGGGGCGCGGCTACAGCGTGTTGGAAGTCGTGAAGGCGTTCGAAGCGGCGTCGGGCCGGCCGGTGCCGTACGAGATCGTGGCGCGGCGCCCCGGCGACATCGCCGAGTGCTACGCGAATCCGGCCACGGCGGAAAAACTGATCGGCTGGAAGGCGCAGTACGGGATCGAGCGCATGTGCGTGGATCACTGGCGCTGGCAGGAGCAGAATCCGCGCGGATTCGAGTAA
- a CDS encoding glycosyltransferase family 4 protein, with the protein MNSSPDRTAAAPASRHSPLHIALVCNTAWAIYTYRRGLLRALTQAGARVTVIAPRDRTFEPLTEMGCRCVALPVASKSTNPLDDLRTLRDLLKHYRALRPNVVFHYTIKPNIYGSIAAWLARTPSVAVTTGLGYVFIQKSRAAQIAKRLYRFAFRFPREIWFLNRDDETAFREENLLAHPERARLLHGEGVDLDDFPFTPLPARDSFTFVLIGRLLWDKGVGEYVEAARALRARYPHARFQLLGPVGVDNPSAISRDEVAAWEREGVIEYLGETADVRPYIAAADCVVLPSYREGVPRTLMEASAMGRPIVATDVPGCREVVAEGVNGLLCAARDAASLTDALARMLNLGNAERAAMAGRGRKKIEKEFDERVVVQRYRELIQGIAGSTF; encoded by the coding sequence GTGAACTCATCGCCCGACCGCACCGCCGCCGCGCCTGCCTCCCGTCACTCGCCGCTGCACATCGCCCTCGTATGCAACACCGCGTGGGCGATCTACACCTACCGGCGTGGCCTGCTGCGCGCACTCACCCAGGCGGGCGCGCGGGTCACCGTGATCGCGCCGCGCGACCGCACGTTCGAGCCGCTCACGGAAATGGGCTGCCGCTGCGTGGCATTGCCCGTGGCCTCGAAAAGCACCAATCCGCTCGACGATCTGCGCACGCTGCGCGATCTGCTCAAGCATTACCGCGCGCTCCGGCCCAACGTGGTGTTCCATTACACGATCAAGCCCAATATTTACGGCTCGATCGCGGCGTGGCTCGCGCGCACGCCTTCGGTCGCGGTCACCACGGGCCTCGGCTACGTGTTCATCCAGAAGAGCCGCGCCGCGCAGATCGCCAAGCGGCTCTACCGCTTCGCGTTCCGCTTCCCGCGCGAAATCTGGTTTCTCAATCGCGACGACGAAACCGCGTTCCGCGAAGAAAACCTGCTCGCGCATCCCGAACGCGCGCGCCTCTTGCACGGCGAAGGCGTCGATCTCGACGACTTCCCGTTCACGCCGCTGCCCGCGCGCGACTCGTTTACCTTCGTGCTGATCGGCCGGCTGCTGTGGGACAAGGGCGTGGGCGAATACGTCGAAGCCGCGCGCGCGCTGCGGGCGCGCTATCCGCACGCGCGCTTCCAGTTGCTCGGCCCGGTGGGCGTCGATAACCCGAGCGCGATCTCGCGCGACGAAGTCGCCGCATGGGAACGCGAAGGTGTGATCGAATACCTGGGCGAAACCGCCGACGTGCGCCCCTATATCGCCGCCGCCGACTGCGTCGTGCTGCCCTCGTACCGCGAAGGCGTGCCGCGCACGCTGATGGAAGCGAGCGCGATGGGCCGCCCGATCGTCGCCACCGACGTGCCGGGCTGCCGGGAAGTGGTCGCCGAGGGCGTGAACGGCCTGCTCTGCGCGGCACGCGACGCGGCTTCACTCACCGATGCGCTCGCGCGCATGCTCAACCTCGGCAACGCCGAACGGGCGGCTATGGCCGGGCGCGGACGAAAAAAAATCGAAAAAGAATTCGATGAACGCGTTGTGGTACAACGCTACCGGGAACTGATCCAGGGCATTGCCGGATCGACGTTTTAA
- a CDS encoding CidA/LrgA family protein: protein MLRSLAALLIFQCLGESVSYVFSLPVPGPVIGMLLLFAFAMMRPAAAEAIEPTALELLRHLSLLFIPAGVGIMVSAQALRGEALAVIASLVVSTTLGIAVTALVTRALLRRQRRGMTDVESAS from the coding sequence ATGCTTCGTTCCCTTGCCGCCCTGCTGATTTTCCAGTGCCTCGGCGAGAGCGTGTCCTACGTGTTCTCGCTGCCCGTGCCCGGTCCCGTGATCGGCATGCTGCTGTTGTTCGCCTTCGCGATGATGCGGCCCGCCGCCGCCGAGGCCATCGAGCCGACCGCGCTCGAATTGTTGCGCCACCTTTCGCTGCTGTTCATTCCGGCGGGCGTGGGCATCATGGTGTCGGCGCAGGCGCTGCGCGGCGAGGCGCTGGCCGTGATCGCGAGCCTCGTGGTCAGCACGACGCTCGGTATCGCCGTGACGGCGCTCGTCACGCGTGCGCTGTTGCGCCGTCAACGGCGCGGCATGACCGACGTGGAGAGCGCATCGTGA
- a CDS encoding LrgB family protein, which produces MPLTKLDAIWVYLAASPLLGLTLTLVAYLVAINVYARAKHNPLANPVLIAVALVVAALKLTDTPYRTYFEGAQFVHFLLGPATVALALPLYRQWDKLKRGALPLLGGLVAGSLTAIVSAVAVAKLFGASHQTLASLAPKSVTTPIAMAVAEKVGGIPSLTAVLVISTGVFGAVTARWILNAIRVKETEVRGFAIGVASHGIGTARAFQVSEEMGAFSGLGMGLNGVFTAFVVPVLLPVLLRWI; this is translated from the coding sequence CTGCCGCTGACGAAACTCGACGCCATCTGGGTTTATCTCGCCGCGTCCCCGCTGCTCGGGCTCACGCTCACGCTGGTCGCGTACCTCGTCGCCATCAACGTCTATGCGCGCGCGAAGCACAATCCGCTCGCGAATCCGGTGCTGATCGCGGTGGCGCTCGTCGTGGCGGCACTCAAACTCACCGACACGCCGTATCGCACCTACTTCGAAGGCGCGCAGTTCGTGCACTTTCTGCTCGGCCCGGCGACGGTCGCGCTTGCGTTGCCGCTGTATCGCCAGTGGGACAAGCTGAAGCGCGGCGCGCTGCCCTTGCTCGGCGGGCTCGTGGCGGGTTCGCTCACGGCCATCGTTTCGGCGGTGGCCGTGGCGAAGCTGTTCGGCGCCTCGCATCAGACGCTGGCCTCGCTCGCGCCGAAGTCGGTGACCACGCCCATCGCCATGGCGGTTGCCGAAAAAGTGGGGGGCATTCCCTCGCTCACGGCGGTGCTGGTGATCTCGACGGGCGTGTTCGGCGCGGTCACCGCGCGCTGGATTCTCAACGCGATTCGCGTGAAAGAAACCGAGGTGCGCGGTTTCGCGATCGGCGTGGCGTCGCACGGCATTGGCACCGCGCGCGCGTTTCAGGTCAGCGAGGAAATGGGCGCGTTCTCGGGGCTCGGCATGGGGCTGAACGGCGTGTTCACGGCGTTCGTCGTGCCCGTGTTGCTGCCCGTGCTGTTGCGGTGGATTTGA
- a CDS encoding acyltransferase family protein: MNGPTTQRNGFLDGLRGWAAIMVLLAHLIRGVASTAAPALNKPFLLFPTDGDFAVYVFFVVSGFALSWQYFSTKSVKSLTSLAVKRYPRLTLPILASSLIGFLVWRSGLMFNHAAAAAVNSPWLDSAYGFTASFVDCLKFALFDVFFNYDPQHSYNGVLWTMSIELYGSMLVVGLLAVFGVSNRVIAYLGAALVCALINSPLLAFVFGIVIADTYHARSRLRSVLESVAPYLAVLTLIGCVAASIYTPYPRDARFLSMLAAFSVLSVSFCAPARRVFEWPISRSLGHISFPLYLTHMFVLLSFTSWFFLTLESHGLGKQAAANYVVMATVPLCLLGAIAFLPVESASIRLSRWFSRVCLARDVGVLNPSRAAASETKGRP; encoded by the coding sequence ATGAACGGCCCGACCACGCAGAGAAATGGCTTCCTGGATGGCTTGCGCGGTTGGGCTGCGATCATGGTTCTGCTGGCGCATCTGATTCGAGGCGTGGCATCCACGGCGGCGCCCGCGTTGAACAAGCCGTTTTTGCTGTTTCCGACCGACGGCGACTTCGCCGTGTACGTTTTTTTCGTGGTGTCGGGTTTTGCCCTGTCCTGGCAATACTTTTCGACGAAAAGCGTCAAATCACTCACGTCGCTGGCGGTAAAGCGCTATCCGCGCTTGACGCTGCCGATTCTCGCATCGTCACTGATCGGCTTTCTCGTGTGGCGCTCGGGGCTCATGTTCAATCACGCGGCGGCGGCGGCGGTCAATAGTCCGTGGCTCGATTCGGCCTACGGCTTCACTGCGTCTTTTGTCGATTGCCTGAAGTTCGCGCTGTTCGACGTGTTCTTCAACTACGATCCGCAGCATTCGTATAACGGCGTGCTCTGGACGATGAGTATCGAGCTGTATGGTTCGATGCTGGTGGTCGGTCTGCTCGCCGTATTCGGTGTGTCGAACCGTGTGATTGCCTATCTGGGCGCCGCGCTGGTTTGCGCGCTGATCAACAGTCCGTTGCTCGCCTTTGTGTTTGGCATTGTGATTGCGGACACGTATCACGCGCGCAGCCGGTTGCGTTCCGTGCTGGAGTCGGTCGCACCGTATCTCGCCGTGCTCACGTTGATCGGCTGTGTCGCCGCATCGATCTACACGCCTTATCCCCGCGACGCGCGTTTTCTTTCGATGCTAGCGGCGTTCTCGGTACTGTCCGTCTCGTTCTGCGCGCCAGCCCGGCGTGTGTTCGAGTGGCCGATATCGCGCTCCCTCGGACATATTTCCTTTCCGCTTTACCTGACGCACATGTTTGTGTTGCTGAGCTTCACGTCATGGTTCTTCTTGACCCTCGAGTCGCATGGTCTCGGCAAGCAGGCGGCGGCCAACTATGTGGTCATGGCAACCGTGCCGCTTTGTCTTCTGGGCGCCATCGCATTTCTGCCTGTCGAATCCGCTTCGATACGCCTGTCGCGATGGTTCTCCCGGGTTTGTCTCGCGCGTGACGTTGGCGTGCTGAACCCCTCGCGCGCGGCCGCCTCTGAAACAAAGGGTCGGCCGTAG
- a CDS encoding acyltransferase family protein, which produces MPLAGFPGLVLPTLIVTALLFLIAKVIDRRSSFYRQQVDEELSATRFHSIDGLRGFLAIAVMYHHAVITYFYYATGRWDVPPSRLGTLLGQGAVAMFFMVTALLFWTRALKAQGRMDLRRFFWSRITRMVPMYVVSSGALIVTALALTHFRLNYPLMQLFRDITSWLLFTLPGQPDVNGMVNTKYINTVYWSLVYEWDFYLLFPLMMFFANRRGSWILFVVSALLIAWHSVNNVEWYFLYGALTATLLFQFPQIKNVLRGVVGSLLIVVMSAAILHETPTAYDPRYAPLFFGIFLVVASGNSFFGILTSRAARVLGMISYSVYLTHNYLLYLTFRLVNHFRDVQTLPVHVFWVITGSVAVVVIGLSAVTYRFVEYPFLKMRVPGERTESASPAAMSGSAR; this is translated from the coding sequence ATGCCTCTTGCCGGTTTTCCTGGGCTCGTCTTGCCCACGCTGATTGTCACGGCGCTCCTGTTTCTGATCGCGAAAGTCATTGATAGAAGATCGTCGTTTTATCGGCAACAGGTCGACGAGGAGTTGTCGGCCACGCGCTTTCATTCCATCGACGGACTGCGCGGATTCCTGGCGATTGCCGTCATGTATCACCACGCGGTGATCACTTATTTTTACTATGCGACCGGCCGTTGGGACGTGCCTCCTTCGAGACTCGGCACCTTGCTCGGTCAAGGCGCCGTCGCGATGTTCTTCATGGTGACGGCGTTGCTGTTCTGGACGCGCGCGCTCAAGGCGCAAGGCCGCATGGATCTGCGGCGGTTCTTCTGGTCGCGCATTACCCGCATGGTGCCGATGTACGTGGTGTCGTCGGGTGCATTGATCGTCACGGCGTTGGCGCTCACGCATTTCCGCCTGAATTACCCGCTGATGCAGCTTTTCAGGGATATCACGTCCTGGCTGCTGTTCACGCTTCCGGGGCAACCCGATGTGAACGGCATGGTGAACACAAAATACATCAACACGGTGTACTGGTCGCTGGTGTACGAGTGGGACTTCTATCTGCTTTTTCCGTTGATGATGTTCTTCGCGAACCGTCGAGGAAGCTGGATTCTCTTTGTGGTTTCGGCGTTGCTGATCGCCTGGCATTCGGTCAATAACGTCGAGTGGTATTTCCTCTATGGCGCGCTGACCGCAACGCTGCTCTTTCAGTTTCCGCAAATCAAGAATGTCTTGCGCGGCGTAGTGGGTTCATTGCTCATTGTCGTAATGAGTGCGGCGATTCTGCATGAAACACCAACGGCTTATGATCCCAGATATGCACCGCTATTCTTTGGCATTTTTCTCGTGGTCGCATCCGGGAATTCGTTCTTTGGCATTCTCACTTCGCGGGCTGCGCGTGTTCTCGGGATGATCAGTTATAGCGTTTATCTGACGCACAACTATCTTTTGTATCTCACGTTCCGGCTGGTCAATCACTTCCGGGATGTGCAGACTTTGCCTGTCCACGTGTTCTGGGTCATTACCGGTAGCGTTGCCGTCGTGGTGATCGGGTTGTCCGCCGTGACGTATCGTTTCGTTGAATATCCGTTCCTGAAAATGCGGGTACCCGGGGAGCGCACGGAAAGTGCCTCGCCTGCGGCCATGTCGGGTTCGGCGCGGTAG